The Xenopus laevis strain J_2021 chromosome 4L, Xenopus_laevis_v10.1, whole genome shotgun sequence genomic sequence CTAATTATGGGATAAATTGCATTAGGGTGATACTGTACCCACTATAAAGACATCGGCAACTCTGTACCAATGTGGGGTTTGAGaagtaattataaataaaatctatGTCTGCCGGATATGTGGCATCTTAAGGGTCTCCATCATTCCCTTGAGTAGTTGTGTGGCTGAcctttttatagtacaggtatgggacctgttatccataaagctctgactTTTGATAggccgtcacccatagactccattttataattaatctttattggaagcaaaaccaacctattgggtttattttatgcttacatgattttctagtagacatggtataaagatccaatttacagaaagatcccttatccagaatgctcggttcctggggttttccagataacaggtcccattactgtatttcattttatattccaCAGCGGCATCTGGTGGACAGCACTAAAACGACTGCAGCAAAATTAATGTTTACTAAACTTATAGGAAGcatgcttcttaaaggagaagtaaagtcatttagcacttgggggtgccaaatgttaagcacccccaagtgaatgtatttacttgcctgaaactccaggccggtgctcctatgagcagaaaactgcaccggccaggggttataccagaggatcgctccgtggtgctcactggaataaccccgggtcggtgcagttaTCTGCGGATAGGAGAACCGGcctggagtttcaggtaagtaaatacaatcacttgggggtgcctaacatttgtcacccccaagcaggcccggactggcaatctgtgggttctgtcaaatgccagaggggctgctataagatgccatagaaagtcatgatttagtgggctggtggggcctctctgtgggctgattgggcctctgtgtatctgaaatgccagggcctgttttggcTCTAAGTTCAGATCTGCCCCCAAGTGCTAAATGTCTTTCCGTCTACTttaagtagagatgcaccgaatccaggattagggctttttcagctgaatctttctgcctggtCGACCcatctatgtggggtaggggtttttttttttttaataaggggtttgtttctcctttaagaaagaggGATTGGGCAGAGTAAACCGACTGCTTTTATATTAATGAACATAAACATGCAGCATTTCCACAAGGTTTCCCTCATATTTAAGTAACATGAGTTTAGTAAAGGTGACCAGCGAAATACACTCACTGCTCCAATGTTACAATATTGTTACGTACTCCCCCTATAAACAGACAGCATTTGTTGTAGCAGAGGAAGCAGCAACATGACATCATTACAAAACGTTACTACATGGGcaggttttttttacacatataaaTAGCCAGAAAACAACCCAGAAAGAAGGCCATAGGTCCAGAACCTTATAACTTACGCCttaaactcgaacgaatattaccgacctgaaaactctaatcaaatttgactaaactcgaatagaaaaaaaaaaaaaaacttgaatgtcaggaaggctattaacatcttcaaataggtcacaggacctctgccattgacttctacatgaactcggcaggttagGTGGCGTATTCCAATTCCAGTTTTTCTCaaggtcaaggtatgataaatctcaaattcaaattattccaaactggaatttgagttttgaccaaaaagccaactcgaaaattctaatttacaattcaaaccttaataaatctgcccccatatctaCAGCCTTGTGTGGGGCTGGAAAACCTTTCTGAACAGAACtagaaacagaaatatgttttgatgggttttttttttatttcagcggTGACAccacagaaaatgaaaaatagcaatGTTGAAGTCCCAGGTTTAACCAACAAGTAGAATTATTTAGCGGGTGCAGGGGCTTGGGCGCTGGCTGCAAACTTTGCGTTGTTTGCCAACATTTTCTTTATTCCTTTCTTGTTGTGTTTCTTGGCAAAGCGCATGTTTCTCAAGAACTTAGGATCAACCTGAAATGGAGAACACAACATAAGCAACAATACACAATTGATttctgataataaataaatatatatacacatatacacacacatacaggtatgggaccatttatccagaatgcttgggaccttgggttttccggataacggacctttctgtaatttggactttcataagtttactagaaaatcatgtaaacattaaataaccccaataggctggttttgcctccattaattatatattagttgggatcaagtacaaggtacggttttattattacagagaaaaaggaaaacattttaaaaaaaatataatgtgatttggataatatggagtctatgtgagatgccTTTCCggaatgtggagctttctggataacgggtttccggataaccgatcctatacctgtatatattttaaaaaataccctCGACTGTGAAAATTTAGAATTTCCTACAGATATGGACATTTTCTGCTCTCCAGAGCTGAGCTGTGTTCAAAGGGAATATTTTTTGAATATGAAAGTGGTAATGAGTTTTTGAGGTGGGATgaaggcttaaaggaattgttcagtatataaataaaaactggatgtctaacataacagaactacttcctgcagctctcttggttttaccaggcagtaaccaatcagtgacttgagaaggAGATCACATGATCATAACGGTTTGCGTTTGCATCTGAGCTGCATgaggaggatcaattgcaagctcactgaccagttatgtcccatgtgccccccccttcaagtcactgactaactcagagttagagagctgcaagcAAGAAGTAGAATGTTCTGtcctgttagacatccagtcactcgtgtctttattcattacatttttggctaactaactatattagaaacattttacatattttgcacagcccatttacccagttttaacttttacactgaactgttcctttaaaataaaaacatgagacTCATATCCAATGGATTGAAGAGATATCATACCATGTAACTATGGTGTTGTGTGTGTCAAATGAAAGCAGCGAAATAACAGTAAAGCTGACAAATATCCCAACTCCTTCTAGTATAGCAGAAAGACAAAAGCCAGGAGGAGACTTTCTTGAAAAAGTACCTTCCAAGGTGCCACAATGTCTGCAGTCAGGTAAGGGAATGCTGAAGCactctgaaaaaaactagaagCAATGCTATCTACTGAGAGTCCCATTATTGCCCTTCAGCAAACCCTCCAAATCAAACATTAAAACTTCTGTACAATACTTGTTGGCATAGCCTACTGAATAAGTTGCCTGAATCTGCTTATAAAGCTCAACTTTGCCGGTAGCACCTCCTTAACCTCTGGCCATACAAATTCTTGTGCTATTAACCTTTAGTTGAATGTAAGAAGACACAGATCTGAGATCATTAATCTGAACATCTAGAGCTAAAGCTATTTtgtaaaactagggatgcaccgaatccgaaccctaatttgcatatgcaaattaggggcggacgggaaatcacgtgactttttgtcagaaaacaaggaagtaaaaaaatttttcaccttcccagccctaatttgcatatgcaaattaggcttcgtattcagttcggtattcggccaaatatttcacaaaggattcgggggttcggccgaatccaaaatagtggattcggtgcatccctatgtaaaacgtataaaaataaataaaaactgtggGGATTCCGGGGGTGATGCTGCCAGTAAATTCTCAAGGACTTAAAACCGGATGTCCGTTATTCTGCACATCATCAGAACAGTGAATGGAGTTCCTTGATCATTAAagcttaaaacttttttttttttagtcaagcATCAAAAGCACTGCTCCATACTGCTAGGAAGTTAAGGCTATTCACAGAGAAAGGAACAAGAAAA encodes the following:
- the rpl29.L gene encoding ribosomal protein L29 L homeolog yields the protein MAKSKNHTTHNQSRKWHRNGIKKPVSQRYESLKGVDPKFLRNMRFAKKHNKKGIKKMLANNAKFAASAQAPAPAK